The following coding sequences are from one Dermacentor silvarum isolate Dsil-2018 chromosome 4, BIME_Dsil_1.4, whole genome shotgun sequence window:
- the LOC119449940 gene encoding AP-2 complex subunit alpha — translation MPPAKGDGMRGLAVFISDIRNCKSKEAETKRINKELANIRSKFKGDKTLDGYQKKKYICKLLFIFLLGHDIDFGHMEAVNLLSSNKYSEKQIGYLFILVLMNAKDELMRLIVQSIKNDLASRNPVHANLALQCVANMGNLEMAEAFGRDIPKLLVSPDTMDQVKQSAALCLLRLLRTLPDVVPGGEWTSRIIHLLNDQHLGVVTASVSLIDALVKKNPEEYKGCIPLAVSRLSRIVNASYTDLQDYTYYFVPAPWLCMKLLRLLQNYPPPEEPSVRGRLNECLESLLNKAQEPAKSKKVQHSNARHAVLFEAISLILHMDRLGALPEPHLLIRACNQLGHFLQHRETNLRYMALEGLCLLATSDSSHEAVKKHQETVVAALKMERDVSVRQKAVDLLYAMCDRTNAQLIVGEMLSYLETADYAIREEMVLKVAILAEKYASDYAWYVDVVLNLIRVAGDHVSEEVWYRVVQIVANREDVQGYAAKVCFQALQAPACHENMVKVAGYVLGEFGNLVAGDQRSAPAVQFRLLHSKYHLCSAPTRALLLTTYIKFINLFPEIKAEIQEVLQSDNNLRCADAELQQRSVEYLGLSRIASPDVLATVLEEMPPFPERESFILAMLKRRKPGLKETTCETAPPPTPPRSVESSAKLPVTNGGGVEADLLGLTMQPSEEQPQPVAAPISAEDGLRKMVLRNAGVLFENDIIQVGVRAEFKQNLGRLSLFYGNKSTFQLQGVTSTVSCRGDQATKLFVQAKPVEKVIDAGSQIQQIVSVECLQEFQEPPELLVHFLYVGSAQSVSLKLPVFLNKFFEPTVMTAESFFARWKNLSGPQQEEQKVFRARFPMEAAAIRTKLEGFGMQLLEAIDPNPNNYVCAGIVCTRGQQVGCLMRLEPNLEARMFRLTVRASKSHVAKIMVDLLYEHL, via the coding sequence ATGCCACCGGCAAAAGGAGACGGGATGCGGGGCCTGGCCGTGTTTATTTCCGACATCCGCAACTGCAAGAGCAAGGAAGCTGAAACGAAGCGAATCAACAAAGAATTAGCCAACATTCGGTCAAAGTTCAAGGGCGACAAGACGCTGGACGGCTACCAGAAGAAGAAGTACATCTGCAAGTTGCTGTTCATATTCCTTCTAGGGCACGACATAGATTTTGGTCACATGGAGGCGGTGAACCTCCTCAGTTCGAACAAATACTCCGAAAAGCAGATAGGATACCTTTTCATCCTGGTGCTTATGAATGCCAAAGACGAACTCATGCGCCTTATCGTGCAGTCCATCAAGAACGACCTGGCGTCTCGCAACCCCGTTCACGCCAACCTCGCTCTTCAGTGCGTCGCCAACATGGGCAACCTGGAGATGGCCGAAGCGTTTGGCCGCGACATTCCCAAACTATTGGTGTCTCCTGACACCATGGACCAAGTCAAGCAGAGCGCCGCGCTGTGCCTCCTGCGCCTTCTCCGCACCCTGCCCGATGTCGTGCCTGGGGGCGAGTGGACTTCGCGCATCATCCACCTACTCAACGACCAGCACCTGGGCGTCGTCACAGCCTCTGTCAGCCTTATCGACGCGCTGGTCAAGAAAAACCCGGAGGAGTACAAGGGATGCATACCGCTTGCCGTGTCGCGGCTGAGTCGCATCGTGAACGCCTCATACACGGACCTACAGGACTACACCTACTATTTCGTGCCGGCGCCTTGGCTGTGCATgaagctgctgcggctgctgcagAACTACCCGCCTCCCGAGGAGCCTAGCGTGCGTGGTAGGCTCAACGAGTGCCTCGAGTCTTTGCTCAACAAGGCGCAGGAACCGGCAAAGTCGAAGAAAGTGCAACACTCGAACGCTCGCCACGCTGTGCTGTTCGAAGCCATCTCGCTTATTCTGCATATGGATCGGCTTGGAGCGCTGCCTGAGCCACACCTCCTCATTCGCGCTTGCAACCAGCTCGGCCATTTCCTGCAACACCGAGAGACCAACTTGCGTTACATGGCGCTGGAAGGGCTCTGTCTTTTAGCCACATCAGATTCGTCGCATGAAGCCGTCAAGAAACACCAGGAGACCGTGGTAGCTGCTTTGAAGATGGAGCGAGACGTCAGCGTCCGTCAGAAGGCGGTGGATTTGCTTTACGCCATGTGCGATCGCACCAATGCACAGCTCATTGTAGGCGAGATGTTGAGCTACCTCGAGACTGCGGACTATGCCATTCGTGAGGAGATGGTGCTTAAGGTAGCCATCCTTGCTGAGAAGTATGCATCAGACTATGCATGGTATGTTGACGTAGTGCTCAATCTCATTCGTGTGGCAGGTGATCACGTCAGCGAAGAAGTTTGGTACCGTGTCGTTCAGATTGTAGCCAATCGGGAGGATGTCCAGGGTTATGCAGCCAAAGTTTGCTTCCAGGCACTTCAGGCACCAGCCTGCCACGAAAATATGGTCAAAGTAGCTGGCTATGTTCTTGGAGAGTTTGGCAACCTCGTAGCCGGAGACCAGCGCTCTGCACCAGCAGTTCAGTTCCGCCTGCTTCATTCCAAGTACCACCTGTGTAGCGCTCCAACACGTGCCCTTTTGTTGACCACCTACATTAAGTTTATTAATCTTTTTCCCGAAATAAAGGCTGAAATCCAAGAGGTGCTGCAAAGTGACAACAATCTTCGCTGTGCCGATGCTGAGCTGCAGCAGCGCTCGGTTGAATATCTTGGTCTGAGTCGTATTGCTTCACCTGACGTGCTTGCCACTGTGCTGGAAGAAATGCCACCTTTTCCTGAGAGAGAGTCTTTTATACTTGCGATGCTGAAGCGTAGAAAGCCTGGTCTTAAAGAAACTACATGTGAAACTGCTCCACCGCCAACACCACCGCGATCTGTGGAGAGCAGTGCAAAGTTGCCCGTGACCAATGGAGGAGGTGTGGAGGCTGACCTCTTGGGACTTACAATGCAGCCTTCTGAGGAGCAACCCCAACCTGTCGCTGCACCTATTAGTGCTGAGGATGGTCTTCGAAAAATGGTGTTGCGCAATGCTGGTGTCCTGTTCGAGAATGACATCATTCAAGTTGGCGTCAGAGCCGAGTTCAAGCAGAACCTTGGCCGTCTTAGCCTCTTCTATGGCAACAAGAGCACCTTTCAGCTGCAGGGTGTGACATCAACTGTGTCCTGCCGTGGCGACCAAGCAACCAAGCTTTTTGTGCAGGCCAAACCAGTCGAGAAAGTAATCGATGCTGGCTCCCAAATTCAACAGATTGTTAGTGTAGAATGCCTTCAAGAGTTCCAAGAACCTCCAGAACTGTTGgttcattttctttatgttggtaGTGCTCAGTCTGTGTCCCTTAAGCTTCCCGTCTTTCTAAACAAATTTTTCGAGCCAACAGTCATGACTGCTGAAAGCTTTTTTGCTCGTTGGAAAAACCTTTCAGGGCCACAACAAGAAGAACAAAAAGTCTTTCGGGCACGGTTTCCCATGGAAGCTGCTGCCATCAGAACAAAGTTGGAAGGTTTTGGCATGCAGCTGCTTGAAGCTATCGACCCAAACCCCAACAACTACGTCTGTGCCGGTATTGTGTGTACGCGCGGCCAACAGGTTGGGTGCCTTATGCGGCTGGAGCCCAATCTAGAAGCTCGCATGTTTCGTCTGACTGTTCGTGCCAGCAAAAGCCATGTTGCAAAAATAATGGTTGACCTTTTGTACGAGCATTTGTAA